From the genome of Candidatus Eremiobacteraceae bacterium:
GGCTCACATACGTGCAAGTGGTGAAAATCCCGGGCAACGTCCTCGTACCGAAATCGTGGACTCGCGTCACGTACATCGACGGCGCGGCGACGCCGGAACAGAAGCAAGCTCTGCTGGATGCTTGGCATGGGCGCCTCGGAGGACCGCTGGCAGATCTCAACGGGCTCATCAAAGAGGATCTCGCGACGTACTCCGTGCCGATCGAACACAAGCTCACGGGCGGCGAGGGCACGCTCGTCGTGGGCGATAAAGTGCACGCGAAGATGGCCCCGTACAAGAGCGGTTACGGTTCTGTGACGACATTGCGCGACAGCATCTTCAGCACGATCGCCGGTGCGCCGGCGTACGTCTCGAAAGCATCCGAACATGTCGTGAACATCCCCGAACACGGCATGGTTTGGACGTTCAAAGACCGCAACGCGATCCAAGGCGACTTCGGGTTCGAAGCATAGCGATGGCAAGCACCGCTGGACAGGCTGGGGACCTCGGGCGCCGGACAACGCCGACGCTCGGCATACTTCTCGCCATCATCCTTGCGGCGTGGGGCTTGAGCGTGTGGGTGGAGTTGAGCGGCACCGCCGTCAGATTCCACCACCACACCCTCTACGAAAGCGGGCTGCCGTTCTGGTCGTCCGCGCTCATCATGCTTGCGGGATGGCAGATCATGACCGCCGCGATGATGCTGCCGTCATCGCTCGGATTCATCCGCATGTACGCGGCCGCAGCGAGGAACGCACCGGATTTTCCCGCGTCGCTCGCCCTCTTTCTCGTCGCGTACTTCGTCGTTTGGAGCGCGTTCGCGGTTGCGGCGTTTGCGGGAGATATGCAAGTGCATCGCGCCGTCGATGCGTGGCCGTGGCTCGCTGCGCATTCGCAGATCGTCATAGCCGCGACGCTCGGGCTGGCAGCGATCTACCAGCTCACGCCGCTCAAAGACGCGTGCCTAAAAGCATGCCGGCATCCCGGCATGTATCTTGCGCGACACTACAAGCGCGGCGTGCT
Proteins encoded in this window:
- a CDS encoding DUF1326 domain-containing protein; amino-acid sequence: MATQTQPQSKTAAKTYTLKGTLLEACSCKTLCRCWIGEDPDGGSCDAFNAYHIDKGEINGIDVSGLTYVQVVKIPGNVLVPKSWTRVTYIDGAATPEQKQALLDAWHGRLGGPLADLNGLIKEDLATYSVPIEHKLTGGEGTLVVGDKVHAKMAPYKSGYGSVTTLRDSIFSTIAGAPAYVSKASEHVVNIPEHGMVWTFKDRNAIQGDFGFEA
- a CDS encoding DUF2182 domain-containing protein — translated: MASTAGQAGDLGRRTTPTLGILLAIILAAWGLSVWVELSGTAVRFHHHTLYESGLPFWSSALIMLAGWQIMTAAMMLPSSLGFIRMYAAAARNAPDFPASLALFLVAYFVVWSAFAVAAFAGDMQVHRAVDAWPWLAAHSQIVIAATLGLAAIYQLTPLKDACLKACRHPGMYLARHYKRGVLNGFSVGLGHALFCVGCCWALMLVMFAAGVAHLAWMGVLGVVMLIEKGAKNGERFVLPVGAALAALAVISLLAPHAIPGL